One window of Dysgonomonas mossii genomic DNA carries:
- a CDS encoding AAA domain-containing protein, which yields MIISVSDYLSEILQIDQTNLSLRNKYICLKQILERSCKEITKGESLQFPSLFSRLVFISQKYDLPKRIEWRLHTIRIRSSFLQRDENNLVTPKQYDDAKQSIELFYAFLQGDHSLEIPEGAEQEDKKSLPLDRLRVQVLDIDKENQLLICQPETFPQETLAVKYNVSANEVFNPTIDRLWIGAQLNLIDVRKDGHGCYIPSVFVLEPDYLIDASAMAECFQSYGNSHLHYFRRKFEPNANSHYILLGNLANFFLDELIYAENLRTLKFEDVFLKSFRQMPFEYASCQDIKDNLDFRNFMSRAESQFNNIRRVIINDMPTNGFDTTLCTLEPSFFCEKYGFQGRLDLLQLSDEEDGADRIIELKSGKPPYPREDVTKIASNHETQTAIYRLMIQSVFNKDARHIYPTILYSSADNAGENIRFAARYQRLEKEIINTRNLIVATEHDLYSGDVQTVEQIFKELFSLDNYGRAPQFFIDKLKELEDVLTKSSPLEKTYAYRYINFVARELYLQKTGDENFDTAMSVSALWNTTFSERKDALDLISDLEIEDIDDSGRDMVIRFNRLAPQDCVNFRVGEICILYPKKDEEDTVLTNQILKGSVVEISSHSVTLRFRYKQRNRAFFSRYRLWAVEHDKLDHGYNAMYKSLFGFLSAPADKKELLLGLKEPNCISHENRPDKELTQEERGESVIKKALSADDYFLIVGPPGTGKTSIFARELIERLHAKEDNNILVMAYTNRAVDELCAAICQAFSEDESVCDRYIRIGSELSCGEPYRHRLLQNISCKATNRKDLLQAIASTRIFVGTLASIMGKPELFDLKHFDVAIIDEASQILESQIIGLLPLFDKFIMIGDHKQLSTITLQDESRSKVDSSILNDIELYDCRESLFERLFRICQKQGWTHAYDTLTYHGRMHQDIARLVNPHFYDNILKIATERQQADLNYPSFDPNDSYQTMISNKRVCFIPVREIDDASVSDKTNDAEAEIAVSLSIALLDIYKANNLLFDPQRTLGIITPYRNQIALIRKKLEETGIAELSDIMIDTVERYQGSQRDVIILSFCFNKPYQLKNFCSMNREGTVDRKLNVALTRAREQLFLIGNDYILHQHPIYRKILQHIT from the coding sequence ATGATAATATCTGTATCCGACTATCTCTCTGAGATACTACAGATAGATCAAACCAATCTATCGCTAAGAAATAAATATATCTGCCTCAAACAGATATTGGAAAGAAGCTGCAAGGAAATCACTAAAGGTGAATCTTTGCAGTTTCCTTCTTTATTTTCTCGGCTGGTCTTCATATCTCAAAAGTATGATTTGCCTAAGCGTATAGAGTGGCGGTTACATACAATCCGTATCAGAAGTTCTTTTCTGCAAAGAGATGAGAATAATCTGGTTACGCCCAAACAATACGACGATGCTAAACAAAGCATAGAGTTGTTTTATGCATTTTTGCAAGGAGACCATAGCCTCGAAATACCCGAAGGTGCCGAACAAGAGGATAAGAAAAGCTTACCGCTGGATAGGCTGCGTGTGCAGGTGCTAGATATAGATAAAGAAAACCAGTTACTGATCTGTCAACCCGAGACTTTTCCTCAAGAAACATTAGCAGTAAAATATAATGTGTCTGCAAATGAGGTATTCAATCCTACTATCGATCGTTTGTGGATTGGCGCCCAACTAAATCTGATAGATGTGAGAAAGGATGGACACGGCTGTTACATTCCTTCCGTATTTGTACTTGAGCCCGACTATCTGATCGATGCTTCTGCAATGGCAGAGTGTTTTCAATCGTATGGTAATTCTCACTTGCATTACTTCCGCAGAAAGTTTGAGCCGAATGCGAATTCTCATTATATACTGTTAGGAAATTTGGCAAACTTCTTTCTCGACGAGCTTATCTATGCCGAAAATCTCCGAACTCTGAAGTTTGAAGATGTGTTTCTAAAATCTTTCCGTCAGATGCCCTTCGAATATGCATCATGCCAAGACATAAAGGATAATTTGGATTTTCGTAACTTCATGTCGAGGGCAGAGAGCCAGTTCAACAATATCCGACGAGTAATAATAAACGATATGCCCACAAATGGCTTTGATACTACCCTGTGTACATTAGAGCCTTCCTTCTTTTGCGAGAAATACGGTTTTCAAGGGCGGCTCGACCTGTTGCAACTCTCCGATGAGGAGGATGGCGCAGACCGTATCATAGAATTAAAGTCGGGTAAGCCACCTTATCCCCGTGAAGATGTAACAAAGATTGCTTCGAACCACGAAACGCAGACTGCTATCTATCGGCTCATGATACAAAGTGTATTCAACAAAGATGCACGTCATATCTATCCTACGATCTTATATTCGAGTGCTGACAATGCCGGAGAGAATATCCGTTTTGCAGCCAGATACCAACGCTTGGAGAAAGAGATTATCAATACTCGCAATCTGATTGTGGCTACCGAACACGACTTGTATTCGGGCGATGTGCAAACGGTAGAACAAATTTTCAAAGAGCTCTTCAGTTTAGATAATTATGGTAGAGCACCTCAGTTCTTCATAGATAAGCTAAAAGAGTTGGAGGACGTTCTTACTAAATCATCTCCATTAGAAAAGACATACGCCTATCGCTACATTAACTTTGTGGCAAGGGAATTATACTTGCAAAAAACAGGAGATGAGAATTTTGATACAGCAATGAGTGTCTCAGCCCTGTGGAATACAACTTTCTCCGAACGCAAAGACGCTTTGGATCTGATCTCTGATCTCGAGATAGAAGATATAGACGACAGTGGTCGGGATATGGTGATCCGATTCAATCGATTAGCCCCTCAAGATTGTGTGAACTTTCGGGTAGGAGAAATCTGTATCTTATATCCGAAGAAAGATGAGGAAGATACGGTACTCACCAACCAAATACTAAAAGGCTCAGTTGTAGAAATATCATCTCATTCGGTAACCCTCCGTTTTAGATACAAGCAGCGAAACAGAGCTTTCTTCTCTCGTTACAGGCTTTGGGCGGTAGAGCACGATAAACTCGATCATGGGTATAATGCCATGTATAAAAGCCTGTTTGGTTTTCTCTCTGCTCCTGCCGATAAGAAGGAACTCTTGCTCGGACTTAAAGAGCCGAACTGTATCTCCCATGAGAACCGTCCCGACAAAGAACTGACTCAAGAGGAGAGGGGCGAAAGCGTTATAAAGAAAGCCTTGTCGGCTGATGATTATTTCCTTATCGTAGGGCCTCCGGGTACAGGCAAGACGTCCATCTTTGCACGGGAACTCATCGAGCGTCTTCATGCAAAAGAAGATAACAACATCCTTGTTATGGCATACACCAATCGTGCTGTAGATGAGTTATGTGCTGCTATCTGTCAAGCATTTTCAGAAGATGAATCCGTGTGTGACCGATATATCCGTATAGGTTCGGAACTATCATGCGGAGAGCCATATCGACATCGACTGTTGCAGAATATCTCATGTAAAGCTACAAACCGCAAAGACCTTTTGCAGGCAATCGCCTCAACTCGGATATTTGTAGGAACATTAGCATCTATCATGGGTAAGCCGGAACTATTCGACCTGAAACATTTTGATGTGGCAATTATCGATGAGGCTTCACAAATATTGGAATCTCAGATAATAGGACTGCTTCCTCTGTTTGATAAGTTTATTATGATTGGTGATCACAAGCAGCTGTCTACTATAACATTGCAAGATGAATCCAGATCGAAGGTCGATAGTAGCATCTTAAATGATATTGAGCTTTACGATTGCCGTGAATCTCTTTTCGAACGGCTGTTCCGTATTTGCCAAAAACAAGGATGGACACATGCCTATGATACACTTACATATCATGGACGTATGCATCAGGATATTGCACGTCTTGTAAATCCTCACTTCTATGACAATATATTAAAGATCGCAACCGAAAGGCAGCAAGCTGATTTGAATTATCCTTCTTTTGATCCGAATGATTCATATCAGACCATGATATCAAACAAGCGGGTTTGCTTTATCCCTGTCAGAGAGATAGATGATGCAAGTGTATCCGATAAAACGAACGATGCCGAAGCCGAAATTGCTGTCTCCTTGTCAATCGCTTTACTGGATATCTACAAGGCTAATAATCTTCTTTTCGACCCTCAAAGAACGCTTGGTATTATCACTCCATACCGAAATCAGATAGCCCTGATAAGGAAAAAGCTCGAAGAAACAGGTATTGCCGAATTGTCTGATATTATGATCGACACTGTAGAGCGTTATCAAGGTAGCCAGCGTGATGTAATTATACTTTCCTTCTGTTTCAATAAACCTTACCAACTCAAAAACTTTTGTAGTATGAACCGAGAGGGAACAGTAGATCGTAAACTCAATGTTGCTCTTACCCGTGCACGTGAGCAGCTCTTTCTGATTGGTAACGATTATATACTGCACCAACATCCGATATACAGGAAGATACTACAACATATTACATAA